A stretch of Usitatibacter palustris DNA encodes these proteins:
- a CDS encoding glycosyltransferase family 2 protein produces MSSASPGGEPRRFDAPVLTIAIPTYNRSRYVRRLLASIVAQLAAHRDAVKVLVIDNCSPDDTQAAVAPFLRKGLPLAYVRNETNIGMDGNIRKCFMDADTEYVWIFGDDDVLLEGALGQVLAWIGAQRFALIHVGGYSFRGDFAPRRKYFLNLGPTRVTDRGDVLYCVNCLLTFISRNIVNKRAAQEMAPGSSFDAYLGSIINQLSFVFAALRSDLPCVILSRSLVGAQIENSGGYEPAEVFGRGMLAIVEREFPGEARLRQRFENEILEIHFPHQIASMRRSARFTTEGYLGKLRETFAHNFRFWLFCYPVAVLPLALAKPASLVVRAILKVKRIAAEITWYCVLPRHAQRSRFSALLFGSRP; encoded by the coding sequence ATGAGTTCTGCAAGCCCCGGCGGCGAGCCGCGCCGCTTCGATGCACCCGTCCTGACCATCGCGATACCGACGTACAACAGGTCGCGCTACGTGCGCCGGCTGCTCGCCTCGATCGTCGCGCAGCTCGCGGCCCATCGCGATGCGGTGAAGGTCCTGGTGATCGACAACTGCTCGCCCGACGACACGCAGGCCGCCGTTGCACCCTTCCTTCGCAAGGGACTGCCGCTCGCGTACGTGCGCAACGAGACGAACATCGGCATGGACGGCAACATCCGCAAGTGCTTCATGGACGCCGACACCGAGTACGTGTGGATCTTCGGCGACGACGATGTCCTCCTCGAGGGCGCGCTCGGCCAGGTGCTCGCCTGGATCGGCGCGCAGCGCTTCGCGCTGATCCACGTGGGCGGCTACAGCTTCCGCGGCGACTTCGCGCCGCGCCGCAAGTACTTCCTGAACCTCGGCCCGACGCGCGTGACCGACCGCGGCGATGTCCTCTACTGCGTGAACTGCCTGCTCACCTTCATTTCGCGCAACATCGTCAACAAGCGCGCGGCGCAGGAGATGGCGCCGGGCTCCTCGTTCGACGCGTACCTGGGCTCGATCATCAACCAGCTGTCGTTCGTCTTCGCCGCTCTGCGCTCGGATCTTCCCTGCGTCATCCTTTCGCGCAGCCTCGTGGGCGCGCAGATCGAGAACTCGGGCGGCTACGAACCCGCCGAGGTGTTCGGCCGCGGCATGCTCGCCATCGTGGAGCGCGAATTCCCGGGCGAGGCAAGGCTGCGGCAGCGCTTCGAGAACGAGATCCTCGAGATCCACTTCCCGCACCAGATCGCGAGCATGCGCCGCTCGGCGCGCTTCACGACCGAGGGCTACCTCGGCAAGCTGCGCGAGACCTTCGCGCACAACTTCCGCTTCTGGCTCTTCTGCTACCCGGTCGCGGTCCTGCCCCTCGCGCTCGCGAAGCCCGCGAGCCTCGTGGTGCGCGCGATCCTGAAGGTGAAGCGCATCGCAGCCGAGATCACGTGGTACTGCGTTTTGCCGCGCCACGCGCAACGCAGCCGGTTCTCCGCGCTGCTGTTCGGTTCGCGTCCCTAG
- a CDS encoding NAD-dependent epimerase has product MRILVTGAAGFIGYHLAERLLRRGDTVVGLDNLNDYYDVALKEARLARLSPQPGFSFARANLADAAAMGSVFAGGKFDAIVNLAAQAGVRYSLENPRAYVEANLAGFLNILEGARNHGTGHLVYASTSSVYGANTATPFRENEGANHPVSFYSATKKANEAMAHSYAHLFRIPCTGLRFFTVYGPWGRPDMALFKFTKGILAGEAIPVFNRGQMERDFTYIDDIVEGVVRVIDRPAAPDPAWSGDKPNPATSAAPWRLYNIGNSRRVPLMRYIEAIEAALGMKATLDLLPMQAGDVPATEADTSALEAAVGFRPSTTVEEGVRRFVAWYREYYGK; this is encoded by the coding sequence ATGCGCATCCTCGTTACCGGCGCGGCCGGATTCATCGGCTATCACCTCGCCGAACGCCTCTTGCGACGCGGCGACACCGTCGTCGGCCTCGACAACCTCAACGACTACTACGACGTGGCGCTGAAGGAAGCGCGGCTCGCGCGCCTTTCGCCGCAGCCCGGGTTTTCGTTCGCGCGCGCCAACCTTGCGGACGCCGCAGCAATGGGATCGGTGTTCGCTGGAGGCAAGTTCGACGCGATCGTGAACCTCGCGGCCCAGGCGGGCGTGCGCTATTCACTCGAGAACCCCCGCGCGTACGTCGAGGCGAATCTCGCCGGCTTCCTCAATATTCTCGAGGGGGCTCGCAATCACGGTACTGGGCACCTCGTGTACGCGTCGACGAGCTCGGTGTACGGCGCGAATACGGCAACGCCTTTTCGCGAGAACGAAGGGGCGAACCATCCGGTGTCCTTCTATTCGGCCACCAAGAAGGCGAACGAGGCGATGGCGCACTCCTATGCGCATCTCTTCCGCATCCCGTGCACGGGCCTGCGATTTTTCACCGTGTATGGACCCTGGGGCCGCCCGGACATGGCGCTCTTCAAGTTCACCAAGGGCATCCTCGCGGGCGAGGCGATCCCGGTCTTCAACCGCGGCCAGATGGAGCGCGACTTCACCTACATCGACGACATCGTGGAAGGCGTGGTGCGCGTAATCGACCGTCCTGCCGCGCCCGATCCCGCGTGGTCCGGGGACAAGCCCAACCCCGCCACGAGCGCCGCGCCCTGGCGCCTCTACAACATCGGCAACAGCCGCCGCGTGCCGCTGATGCGCTACATCGAGGCGATCGAGGCGGCCCTCGGCATGAAGGCCACGCTCGATCTCCTTCCGATGCAGGCCGGGGACGTCCCTGCGACGGAAGCCGACACCTCGGCCCTCGAGGCGGCGGTGGGATTTCGCCCCTCCACCACGGTGGAAGAGGGCGTACGCCGCTTCGTGGCCTGGTACCGCGAGTACTACGGCAAATAA
- a CDS encoding polysaccharide biosynthesis/export family protein: MPETSLSPWKVAALAFALFVLAPAASAQSAELSTYKLGSGDLISIRVLGEEDLKREKIRLSDAGTISFAILGEIKVKGMTVGALEDLITRGLKGRYLVDPKVAVTIDEYRNFYVNGMVDKPGGYPFSPGLTVRKAISIAGGFKERASREKLNVIRDDDPSQTPRKVDLNATLFPGDILTVEESFF; this comes from the coding sequence ATGCCGGAGACTTCGTTGTCACCCTGGAAGGTCGCGGCGCTTGCGTTCGCCCTGTTCGTGCTCGCTCCTGCGGCCTCCGCGCAGAGCGCCGAGCTCTCCACGTACAAACTCGGTTCGGGCGATCTCATCTCGATCCGCGTGCTGGGCGAAGAGGACCTCAAGCGCGAGAAGATCCGCCTGTCGGACGCGGGCACGATCTCCTTCGCCATCCTCGGCGAGATCAAGGTGAAGGGCATGACGGTGGGGGCGCTCGAGGATCTCATCACGCGGGGCCTCAAGGGGCGCTACCTCGTCGACCCCAAGGTTGCCGTGACGATCGACGAGTACCGCAACTTCTACGTGAACGGCATGGTCGACAAGCCGGGAGGCTATCCCTTCTCTCCGGGGCTCACCGTGCGCAAGGCGATCTCGATCGCCGGCGGCTTCAAGGAGCGGGCCTCGCGCGAGAAGCTCAACGTGATCCGCGATGACGATCCTTCGCAGACCCCGCGCAAGGTCGACCTGAACGCGACGCTCTTCCCCGGCGACATCCTCACGGTCGAGGAAAGCTTCTTCTGA
- the rfbH gene encoding lipopolysaccharide biosynthesis protein RfbH has product MSSPLPSSRSQSDADELRAQIAALVRRFAETSTAPAPFVPGQTPIPASGKVVGPEEIGAIVDSALDGWFTTGRFNECFERELAAFLGVKHVLTVNSGSSANLLAVSALTSPLLGDRALRPGDEVITVATGFPTTVNPLLQNGLVPVFVDAHLPTYNVDATQLERAISPKTRAIVMAHSLGNPFNLDVVMQLCKQHNLWLIEDCCDALGSRYHGKLVGTFGHIATLSFFPAHHITMGEGGAVFTNDPELKRIVESFRDWGRDCYCAPGSENTCGKRFAWKLGDLPFGYDHKYAFSHAGFNLKITDMQAALGAAQLARLPHFIERRKANFAFLRERLRTIEEFVLLPEAEADSEPSWFGFPLTLREGAGVNRPDLQRYLDQYHIGTRLVFAGNLIRQPYFHGRNYRVVGELKTSDRIMVNSLWLGVYPALDERHLEFVARKLEEFFRVD; this is encoded by the coding sequence CTGAGCTCTCCCCTGCCTTCCTCTCGTTCGCAATCCGACGCGGACGAGCTCCGCGCGCAGATTGCCGCCCTCGTTCGGCGCTTCGCCGAAACATCCACCGCACCCGCGCCCTTCGTCCCCGGCCAGACTCCGATCCCCGCTTCGGGCAAGGTCGTGGGTCCCGAGGAGATCGGCGCCATCGTCGATTCCGCGCTCGACGGCTGGTTCACGACGGGCCGCTTCAACGAGTGCTTCGAGCGCGAACTCGCGGCATTCCTCGGCGTGAAGCACGTGCTGACGGTGAACTCCGGCTCGTCGGCGAACCTGCTCGCGGTTTCCGCGCTGACCTCGCCGCTGCTCGGCGATCGCGCCCTTCGCCCCGGCGATGAAGTGATCACCGTGGCCACGGGATTCCCGACGACCGTCAATCCGCTGCTGCAGAACGGCCTCGTGCCCGTCTTCGTGGATGCGCATCTGCCGACGTACAACGTGGATGCGACGCAGCTGGAACGCGCGATCTCGCCGAAGACGCGAGCGATCGTGATGGCGCATTCGCTGGGCAACCCGTTCAACCTCGATGTGGTGATGCAGCTGTGCAAGCAGCACAACCTCTGGCTGATCGAGGACTGCTGCGATGCGCTGGGCTCGCGCTACCACGGCAAGCTCGTCGGAACGTTTGGCCACATCGCCACGCTGAGCTTCTTCCCGGCGCACCACATCACGATGGGCGAGGGCGGCGCGGTGTTCACGAACGATCCCGAGCTCAAGCGGATCGTCGAGTCGTTCCGCGACTGGGGACGCGACTGCTACTGCGCGCCCGGCAGCGAGAACACCTGCGGCAAGCGCTTTGCCTGGAAGCTCGGCGACCTGCCGTTCGGCTACGACCACAAGTACGCGTTCTCGCACGCGGGCTTCAACCTGAAGATCACCGACATGCAGGCCGCGCTGGGCGCGGCGCAGCTCGCGCGGCTGCCGCACTTCATCGAGCGGCGCAAGGCGAACTTCGCCTTCCTGCGCGAGCGGCTGCGGACGATCGAGGAGTTCGTGCTGCTGCCCGAGGCCGAGGCGGACAGCGAGCCCTCGTGGTTCGGCTTTCCGCTCACGCTGCGCGAGGGTGCCGGCGTGAACCGCCCGGACCTGCAGCGCTATCTCGACCAGTACCACATCGGTACGCGCCTGGTCTTCGCGGGAAACCTCATCCGCCAGCCGTACTTCCACGGCCGCAATTACCGGGTGGTCGGCGAACTGAAAACTTCCGACCGCATCATGGTCAACAGCCTCTGGCTCGGCGTGTACCCCGCGCTCGACGAAAGGCACCTGGAGTTCGTCGCGCGCAAGCTCGAGGAGTTCTTCCGCGTTGATTGA
- a CDS encoding outer membrane beta-barrel protein, with product MSMQTRFAFAAAVFAAGASVAMAQQGMGVSPVRPQYEFPASTSKQDSSAGSVQLGDSPFYLAPFIGAAIGQDSNLFQTRDNEKDSVFYVISPGFKIDARGPSLVLLASYLGGFGYYKDSRDDDYQDHTVRTSLDWLATREAAFHLGYDFLRAHDARGSTDRPSGNEPDVYELSTPTVLFAYGQKDARGRVEAWYSDGAKRYKNNREFTVGSDRDTKEAGVTGYFRVAPKTSILVEYRKTDLDYKLSTSPLSGEEERIYAGVTWDATAAVSGTIKAGQLKKRFNSPVLEDFSGTGWEGLVTWMPRTYSKVDVYSYRQPVESTGIGTFVLSEATGVSWQHGWSSYFSTEAGARFQKDKYQGNPRSDDIWSAGLKANYKFRPWLTLGAEYLYTNRDSNQPIYEFDRHIWFLTAVATL from the coding sequence ATGAGCATGCAGACCAGGTTTGCGTTCGCGGCCGCAGTCTTCGCCGCCGGCGCCTCCGTTGCGATGGCACAGCAGGGGATGGGCGTGAGCCCCGTGCGCCCGCAATACGAGTTCCCCGCGTCGACGTCGAAGCAGGACAGTTCCGCGGGCTCCGTCCAGCTCGGCGACTCGCCGTTCTATCTCGCGCCCTTCATCGGCGCCGCGATCGGCCAGGACTCCAACCTCTTCCAGACGCGCGACAACGAGAAGGACTCGGTGTTCTACGTCATCAGCCCCGGCTTCAAGATCGACGCGCGCGGTCCGAGCCTCGTCCTGCTGGCGAGCTACCTGGGCGGATTCGGCTACTACAAGGACAGCCGCGACGACGACTACCAGGACCACACGGTTCGCACTTCGCTCGACTGGCTCGCGACACGCGAGGCCGCATTCCACCTCGGCTACGACTTCCTGCGTGCGCACGACGCGCGCGGATCGACGGACCGCCCCTCGGGCAACGAACCGGACGTCTACGAGCTGTCGACGCCCACCGTGCTCTTCGCCTACGGGCAGAAGGACGCGCGCGGCCGCGTCGAGGCGTGGTACTCGGACGGCGCCAAGCGCTACAAGAACAACCGCGAGTTCACGGTCGGCAGCGATCGCGACACGAAGGAAGCCGGCGTCACGGGCTACTTCCGGGTCGCGCCGAAGACCTCGATCCTCGTCGAGTACCGCAAGACCGACCTCGACTACAAGCTCTCGACGAGCCCGCTCTCCGGCGAGGAAGAACGCATCTACGCCGGTGTCACGTGGGATGCGACCGCGGCCGTGTCGGGAACGATCAAGGCCGGCCAGTTGAAGAAGCGGTTCAATTCGCCGGTCCTCGAGGACTTCTCCGGCACCGGCTGGGAAGGCCTCGTGACGTGGATGCCGCGGACCTACTCCAAGGTCGACGTCTACTCCTACCGCCAGCCGGTCGAATCGACGGGTATCGGCACGTTCGTGCTTTCCGAAGCGACGGGTGTTTCCTGGCAGCACGGCTGGAGCTCTTATTTCTCGACCGAGGCCGGCGCGCGCTTCCAGAAGGACAAGTACCAGGGCAATCCGCGCTCCGACGACATCTGGAGTGCCGGCCTCAAGGCCAACTACAAGTTCCGGCCCTGGCTGACACTCGGTGCGGAGTACCTTTACACGAATCGCGACTCCAACCAGCCGATCTACGAATTCGATCGGCACATCTGGTTCCTCACGGCCGTCGCCACCCTGTAG
- a CDS encoding tetratricopeptide repeat protein produces MGTARYILVIPACAALVWLASGAVRLGFADTTTHESLRTMASWSARNIQPPLAEWLAVRNNLDEAALRSPNDPALHETLGVLLFQRAGTFEFVGLAHEKFVASLGLRPTSPYAWASVAAARYAQGKTDALFEVALVNAIALGPSEAEVQWTVADLGLAVWDDVSDATRRSIRTAIAAGMQRDPLGFLQVSQRRGRLDPACRHVAGNKRITDTKWVNLCEGRGTT; encoded by the coding sequence ATGGGCACCGCCCGCTATATCCTCGTCATTCCCGCCTGCGCGGCGCTCGTCTGGCTCGCCTCGGGCGCCGTGCGCCTGGGCTTCGCCGATACGACGACGCACGAGTCGCTGCGAACGATGGCTTCGTGGTCGGCGCGCAATATCCAGCCGCCGCTCGCCGAGTGGCTGGCCGTGCGCAACAACCTCGACGAAGCGGCACTGAGGTCACCGAACGATCCGGCGTTGCACGAGACGCTCGGCGTGCTTCTGTTCCAGCGCGCCGGGACCTTTGAGTTCGTGGGCCTTGCGCACGAGAAGTTCGTGGCCTCGCTGGGACTGCGTCCCACGTCGCCGTACGCGTGGGCCAGCGTCGCCGCGGCCCGCTACGCGCAGGGGAAGACCGACGCCCTCTTCGAGGTCGCGCTGGTCAACGCCATCGCGCTGGGGCCTTCGGAGGCCGAAGTCCAGTGGACGGTCGCCGACCTCGGCCTCGCCGTGTGGGACGACGTCTCCGATGCCACTCGCCGCTCTATTCGCACCGCGATCGCCGCGGGGATGCAGCGCGATCCCCTTGGATTCCTTCAGGTTTCACAACGCCGTGGTAGGCTCGATCCCGCTTGCCGCCACGTCGCCGGAAACAAGCGCATCACCGACACGAAGTGGGTCAATCTTTGCGAAGGCAGGGGGACGACATGA
- a CDS encoding O-antigen ligase family protein, whose translation MRVPSRLDAEAILYTLFVLLLLWIPIPLGSNRGWAWAVLEAWSFALLGGWLVAWARRGALIAEPLRRAWPVFALFALWIALQALHIIPLPREWVASLSPEAARMHALADPLVGMREWLTLSIEPHASRVAFFKTLAYVAIFFLTLALVNRRERVRQLARVLVYAALVHAVIGVLLHLSGSTLQWFGTPVSHADSASGPYANRNHFAGYLEMMLALGIGLLIAGLSDRRAETWKAFFRQTLEWMLSPKMLLRLTLCILVIALTTTHSRMGNTAFFASLIVAGVIGIALSRKATRNTVVLLVSLVVIDLVIVGSWFGVEKLAARIEQTTIADVQEREDPATHTLKLVEDYPVLGAGPGTFYVAFPRYRPASVVLFFDYAHNDYAQFAAESGLLGLALLALVVAVSLAAAVLAQARRRDPLMRGMAFASIMGVSAILIHATVDFNLQIPANAVFFVVLLAFAWISLHLERHGDAPPR comes from the coding sequence ATGCGCGTCCCCTCGCGCCTCGACGCCGAGGCAATCCTCTACACGCTGTTCGTCCTCCTGCTGTTGTGGATTCCGATTCCGTTGGGCAGCAACCGCGGCTGGGCCTGGGCCGTGCTGGAAGCGTGGTCGTTTGCCCTGCTCGGTGGCTGGCTCGTCGCGTGGGCGCGCCGCGGCGCGCTGATCGCCGAGCCGCTGCGCCGGGCGTGGCCCGTCTTCGCGCTGTTCGCGCTATGGATCGCGCTGCAGGCGCTGCATATCATTCCATTGCCGCGCGAGTGGGTCGCGAGCCTTTCGCCCGAGGCGGCGCGGATGCATGCACTCGCCGATCCGCTCGTGGGCATGCGCGAGTGGCTGACCCTGTCCATCGAACCCCACGCGTCGCGCGTGGCCTTCTTCAAGACGCTCGCCTACGTCGCGATCTTCTTTCTCACGCTCGCCCTCGTGAATCGGCGCGAGCGCGTGCGCCAGCTCGCGCGCGTGCTCGTGTACGCGGCCCTGGTGCACGCCGTGATCGGTGTGCTCCTGCATCTGTCGGGTTCGACCCTCCAGTGGTTCGGCACGCCGGTGAGCCACGCCGACTCCGCGAGCGGCCCGTACGCGAACCGCAACCACTTCGCCGGTTACCTCGAGATGATGCTGGCCTTGGGCATCGGCCTGCTGATCGCCGGTCTTTCCGATCGTCGCGCCGAAACATGGAAGGCATTCTTCCGCCAGACGCTCGAGTGGATGCTCTCGCCGAAGATGCTCCTGCGCCTGACGCTGTGCATCCTCGTGATCGCGCTCACCACGACCCATTCGCGCATGGGCAACACCGCGTTCTTCGCGAGCCTGATCGTGGCGGGTGTTATCGGGATCGCTCTCTCGCGCAAGGCCACGCGCAATACCGTCGTGCTCCTCGTGAGCCTGGTCGTGATCGACCTCGTGATCGTCGGCAGCTGGTTCGGCGTGGAGAAGCTCGCTGCGCGCATCGAACAGACCACGATCGCCGACGTGCAGGAGCGTGAGGATCCGGCGACGCACACGCTCAAGCTGGTCGAGGACTATCCGGTGCTCGGCGCGGGGCCCGGCACGTTCTACGTGGCCTTCCCACGCTACCGGCCGGCCTCGGTGGTCCTTTTCTTTGACTACGCGCACAACGACTACGCCCAGTTCGCTGCGGAGTCGGGATTGCTCGGGCTGGCACTGCTCGCGCTGGTGGTGGCCGTGTCCCTCGCCGCCGCCGTGCTCGCGCAAGCCCGCCGCCGCGATCCGCTCATGCGCGGCATGGCCTTCGCCTCGATCATGGGGGTCAGTGCGATCCTCATCCACGCCACGGTGGACTTCAATCTCCAGATCCCGGCGAACGCGGTGTTCTTCGTCGTGCTCCTCGCGTTTGCGTGGATTTCGCTCCACCTCGAGCGACACGGCGACGCGCCGCCCCGATAG
- a CDS encoding FecR family protein: MKKLSVLLGLWVLVLANLAFANAVATSVSGTVQVATGAAAPRLLRQGDTVRQGDTVSTGAGSSAVLKFEDGQVAALTANSRLTVATFEYNAQAGTGSVLLSLLNGGMRAITGLIGRNSPSRVTYRAGTATIGIRGTDVTIVTSFGNVVVSVTEGLISFSFGGQTISVPAGQGVNAKTDGTFQQGAASQIAQQLQATPEGQQMLNLLNGVQGLEGVIGEAATSPVNTTRSATPNPSSPTGSTGGGNASTR, from the coding sequence ATGAAGAAGCTCTCCGTATTGCTCGGATTGTGGGTGCTGGTGCTGGCGAATCTTGCGTTCGCCAACGCGGTCGCAACGAGCGTATCAGGCACGGTTCAAGTAGCCACCGGCGCCGCCGCGCCGCGCCTGCTTCGGCAAGGCGACACCGTTCGCCAGGGCGACACGGTCTCGACCGGCGCCGGATCCTCCGCGGTCCTCAAGTTCGAGGACGGGCAGGTCGCGGCGCTCACGGCGAACTCGCGACTCACGGTCGCGACATTCGAGTACAACGCGCAGGCGGGCACCGGCAGCGTGCTGCTTTCGCTGCTCAACGGCGGCATGCGCGCGATCACCGGCCTCATCGGCCGCAACTCGCCTTCGCGCGTGACGTACCGCGCGGGCACCGCCACCATCGGCATTCGCGGCACGGACGTGACGATCGTCACCTCGTTCGGCAATGTCGTCGTGTCGGTGACCGAGGGCCTCATCTCCTTCTCGTTCGGCGGGCAGACGATCTCCGTTCCCGCGGGCCAGGGCGTGAACGCGAAGACCGACGGCACGTTCCAGCAGGGCGCGGCCAGCCAGATCGCGCAGCAACTGCAGGCAACGCCCGAGGGCCAGCAGATGCTCAACCTGCTCAATGGCGTGCAGGGCCTGGAGGGCGTGATCGGCGAAGCCGCCACGTCCCCGGTCAACACGACTCGGTCCGCAACGCCCAATCCGAGCAGCCCTACGGGCAGCACGGGCGGCGGTAACGCGAGCACCCGCTAG
- a CDS encoding GumC family protein, which produces MNDLLLQERLAASESAQPQADRPEIVEYWRAIATRRWSILMLTALVGVLATLIVFAMRPTYRGTASLLIEQGRSKVVSIEEVYNQGFIQREYYQTQVEILKGEELARKVIQKLKLTTHPDFDPRQVEARSGGIWLPTDLLKEDIPVGEEQILKYVVRRFRKELQVQLVRNSQLAQISFTAHDRELAAQVPNTLAEVFIESDLDARAAMTQKAASWMRERMGELRTKVESAERGLQDYRDRERLVDAKGLALSGASKQLEEITKSLVEARQKRAEAEGAYNVVQQIKAGKSQSTYDTIPAVLRHPLVQRLRELEGEAERRLNEAGKRYGPEHPKLIQARAEVETAHANTWRQIEVVVQGLSREYEAARSNEAALERALGQSKGDIQSLNRKEFQLGVLEREVQQNRNLYDMFVNRLKETSAAGDLASTVARVVDPATVPGEAYAPKKAQIVGVATMLALLLAALLALLLDRLNNTVNSTSDVEQRLGVPALGVLQKIKGFMKKGFVSELAFFNDSQSTFAEAVRTVRTSVLMSALDHPHKVVVVTSSVPEEGKTTLSFNLACALGQVKKVLLVDGDLRRPKIGKLVGREARAPGLADLVADQAQASQCIFQHAEAGIFILPAGTVPPNPLELLSSRRFDEVIAKLKEAFDIVVIDSAPLQLVSDALVLSQHASSVIYVVKADATPYQVAQNGLKRLRRVNAPVLGVVLNQLDLEKAERYYGEYSGYRSYKGYKKSGYGKTYGQAD; this is translated from the coding sequence ATGAACGACCTCCTGCTCCAGGAACGGCTCGCCGCGAGCGAGTCCGCCCAGCCCCAGGCCGATCGGCCCGAGATCGTCGAGTACTGGCGCGCGATCGCCACGCGGCGCTGGAGCATCCTGATGCTCACCGCGCTCGTCGGCGTGCTCGCGACCCTGATCGTGTTCGCGATGCGGCCGACCTATCGCGGCACCGCATCGCTCCTGATCGAGCAGGGCCGCTCGAAGGTCGTGTCGATCGAGGAGGTCTACAACCAGGGCTTCATCCAGCGCGAGTACTACCAGACGCAGGTCGAGATCCTCAAGGGCGAAGAGCTCGCGCGCAAGGTGATCCAGAAGCTCAAGCTCACGACGCACCCGGACTTCGATCCGCGGCAGGTCGAGGCGCGCAGCGGCGGCATCTGGCTGCCCACGGATCTCCTCAAGGAAGACATTCCCGTCGGCGAGGAGCAGATCCTCAAGTACGTCGTGCGCCGCTTCCGCAAGGAGCTGCAGGTGCAGCTCGTGCGCAACAGCCAGCTCGCGCAGATCAGCTTTACCGCGCATGACCGCGAGCTCGCGGCCCAGGTCCCCAATACGCTGGCCGAGGTGTTCATCGAATCGGACCTAGACGCACGTGCCGCGATGACGCAGAAGGCCGCGTCGTGGATGCGCGAGCGCATGGGCGAGCTGCGCACCAAGGTGGAGAGCGCGGAGCGAGGCTTGCAGGACTACCGCGACCGCGAGCGGCTCGTCGATGCCAAGGGCCTCGCGCTGTCGGGTGCGAGCAAGCAGCTCGAGGAGATCACGAAGAGCCTCGTCGAGGCGCGCCAGAAGCGTGCGGAGGCCGAGGGCGCCTACAACGTCGTCCAGCAGATAAAGGCGGGCAAGTCGCAATCGACGTACGACACGATTCCGGCGGTGCTCCGGCATCCGCTGGTGCAGCGGCTGCGCGAGCTCGAAGGCGAGGCCGAGCGCCGCCTGAACGAAGCGGGCAAGCGCTACGGCCCGGAGCACCCCAAGCTGATCCAGGCCCGCGCCGAAGTCGAGACGGCGCATGCCAACACATGGCGGCAGATCGAGGTCGTCGTCCAGGGCCTGTCGCGCGAGTACGAGGCCGCCCGTTCGAACGAGGCCGCGCTGGAGCGCGCGCTCGGCCAGAGCAAGGGCGACATCCAGTCGCTCAACCGCAAGGAGTTCCAGCTCGGCGTGCTCGAGCGCGAGGTGCAGCAGAACCGCAACCTCTACGACATGTTCGTCAACCGCCTCAAGGAGACGAGCGCGGCCGGTGATCTCGCTTCCACGGTGGCGCGCGTCGTCGACCCGGCGACCGTGCCGGGCGAAGCGTATGCCCCGAAGAAGGCGCAGATCGTCGGGGTCGCCACGATGCTCGCCCTCCTGCTGGCCGCATTGCTCGCGTTGCTCCTGGACCGGCTCAACAACACGGTCAATTCGACCTCCGATGTCGAACAACGCCTGGGTGTTCCGGCGCTGGGCGTCCTGCAGAAGATCAAGGGCTTCATGAAGAAGGGCTTCGTTTCCGAGCTCGCGTTCTTCAATGACAGCCAATCGACGTTTGCCGAAGCCGTGCGCACGGTTCGCACGAGCGTCCTCATGTCGGCGCTCGACCATCCGCACAAGGTGGTGGTCGTCACGTCCTCCGTCCCGGAGGAAGGCAAGACGACGCTCTCGTTCAACCTCGCCTGCGCGCTCGGCCAGGTGAAGAAGGTCCTGCTGGTCGACGGCGACCTGCGGCGCCCGAAGATCGGCAAGCTCGTCGGGCGAGAGGCGCGCGCGCCCGGTCTCGCCGACCTCGTGGCCGACCAGGCCCAGGCTTCCCAGTGCATCTTCCAGCACGCCGAAGCGGGCATCTTCATCCTGCCCGCGGGCACGGTACCGCCCAATCCGCTCGAGCTCCTGAGCTCGCGCCGCTTCGACGAGGTGATCGCGAAGTTGAAGGAGGCGTTCGACATCGTCGTCATCGATTCCGCACCGCTGCAGCTCGTGAGCGATGCGCTCGTGCTCTCGCAGCACGCCTCGTCGGTGATCTATGTGGTGAAGGCCGATGCCACGCCCTACCAGGTCGCGCAGAATGGCCTCAAGCGACTGCGCCGCGTGAATGCGCCGGTGCTCGGCGTCGTGCTGAACCAGCTCGACCTCGAGAAGGCCGAGCGTTACTACGGCGAGTACAGCGGCTACCGCAGCTACAAGGGCTACAAGAAGTCCGGCTACGGCAAGACCTACGGGCAGGCCGATTGA